In Carya illinoinensis cultivar Pawnee chromosome 9, C.illinoinensisPawnee_v1, whole genome shotgun sequence, the following are encoded in one genomic region:
- the LOC122276089 gene encoding TOM1-like protein 6 translates to MALSLSLSSSSASATVAVDKATSDLLMTPDWTINIDICDSVNSHQWQAKDVVKAVKKRLQHKNPKVQFLSLTLLETMVKNCGDYVHFQIAEKKILEEMIKIVRKKADMQVREKILVLINSWQEAFGGPGGKHPQYYMAYEELRRSGVEFPKNSFDAAPIFTPPVTHPTLGHNRAGYGMPSNSSRRLDETMATEIESLSLSDLDSMRNVMELLSDMLQAVNPSDRAAIKDEVIVDLVTRCRSNQKKLMQMLTTTADEELLGQGLELNDSLQSSLARHDAIASGSPLPTLIANSSLKPSEASASNLKPSVVVSSSSRPNAIKPVPAIKGAPVDEEGEEEDEFAQLARRHSKTQPMHLQSAGTTESLSSNTSPSTSIPAASTSAPCNALALPDPPAQIRTTKEQDMIDLLSITLSTVSASPHTPHTPSASNQNKNQIPISPSAQGYPHASQTYPGNQGKLPYNSYVVPWAQPQPPPQSFQQVQPQPQPQPQPQPQSFQQVQPQPQPHPQSFQQVQPQPQPQSFQQVQSQPQPHPQSFQQVQPQLNPQSFQQVQPQLNPQSFQQVQLQPQHQSFQQVQPQPQLQSFQQVQHQPQPQPQSFQQVQPQPQLQSFQPQPQPQPQPQSFQQPQPQPQTQSFLHVQPQPQPQLKPPSQTQLQPQYQYPSGYPPPPWAPTPGYSNNQNHVSATNRFLTPQANAAASRTHTQETRPLQHYSSFPSRGANGSSIHGDPWVSAGPKNPASAPAPAPTTGPKPFVPSYRLFEDLNVFGNVTSGSKSSTLSGGSGQSMVGGRK, encoded by the exons ATGGCTTTATCTTTGTCTCTGTCTTCGTCTTCTGCTTCGGCAACAGTGGCAGTGGACAAGGCGACGAGCGATCTTCTGATGACTCCTGATTGGACTATAAACATCGACATATGCGATTCCGTCAATTCCCATCAGTG GCAGGCGAAAGATGTTGTGAAAGCTGTGAAGAAAAGGTTGCAGCATAAGAACCCAAAAGTTCAATTCCTGTCTCTGACG CTCTTGGAAACAATGGTGAAGAACTGCGGGGACTACGTCCATTTTCAAATTGCTGAGAAGAAAATACTGGAGGAGATGATCAAAATTGTTAGAAAGAAG GCAGATATgcaagtgagagaaaaaatccTGGTATTGATAAACTCTTGGCAGGAGGCTTTTGGGGGGCCTGGAGGAAAACATCCTCAGTACTATATGGCGTACGAGGAACTAAGG CGTTCTGGGGTCGAATTTCCCAAGAATTCTTTCGATGCAGCTCCAATTTTTACACCACCGGTAACCCATCCAACCCTGGGACACAATCGAGCAGGATATGGAATGCCTAGCAATTCTTCAAGGAGGCTTGATGAAACAATGGCAACGGAAATAGAAAGTTTGAG CTTGTCAGATTTGGACTCTATGCGGAATGTTATGGAGCTTTTAAGCGACATGCTACAAGCTGTGAACCCAAGTGATCGTGCT GCTATAAAAGATGAAGTTATAGTTGACCTTGTCACCCGTTGTCGCTCCAACCAGAAAAAGCTGATGCAGATGTTAACTACGACTGC AGACGAGGAACTTCTTGGTCAGGGTCTTGAATTAAATGACAGTCTACAAAGTTCGCTTGCAAGACATGATGCTATAGCTTCTGGGTCCCCCCTGCCAACTTTAATTGCAAATTCCAGTCTCAAACCCTCTGAAGCATCTGCCTCTAACCTTAAACCGAGTGTAGTAGTAAGCTCTAGCTCAAGACCTAATGCTATAAAACCAGTTCCTGCTATAAAGGGGGCCCCAGTTGATGAAGAgggggaagaggaagatgaattTGCACAGCTTGCTCGAAG GCATTCTAAAACTCAGCCCATGCATTTGCAAAGTGCTGGAACCACTGAAAGTCTGTCATCGAATACCAGCCCTTCAACATCCATCCCTGCAGCCTCAACCtctgctccatgtaatgcacTAGCACTGCCTGATCCACCTGCACAAATTAGGACTACTAAAGAACAAGACATGATAGACCTTTTGAGTATTACATTGTCGACGGTGTCAGCTTCCCCGCATACTCCTCACACTCCATCAGCCTCTAACCAAAACAAGAATCAGATACCCATTTCCCCCAGCGCACAAGGTTATCCCCATGCTTCCCAAACGTATCCTGGGAACCAAGGGAAATTGCCCTATAATAGTTATGTTGTTCCATGGGCCCAACCTCAACCACCACCTCAAAGCTTTCAACAAGTTCAGCCTCAACCTCAACCTCAACCTCAACCTCAACCTCAAAGCTTTCAACAAGTTCAACCTCAGCCTCAACCTCATCCTCAAAGCTTTCAACAAGTTCAACCCCAGCCTCAACCTCAGAGCTTTCAACAAGTTCAATCTCAGCCTCAACCTCATCCTCAAAGCTTTCAACAAGTTCAACCTCAACTTAATCCTCAAAGCTTTCAACAAGTTCAACCTCAACTTAATCCTCAAAGCTTTCAACAAGTTCAACTTCAACCTCAACATCAAAGCTTTCAACAAGTTCAACCGCAACCTCAACTTCAAAGCTTTCAACAAGTTCAACATCAGCCTCAACCTCAACCTCAAAGCTTTCAACAAGTTCAACCGCAACCTCAACTTCAAAGCTTTCAACCTCAACCTCAACCTCAGCCTCAGCCTCAAAGCTTTCAACAACCTCAACCTCAACCTCAAACTCAAAGCTTTCTACACGTTCAACCTCAACCCCAGCCACAACTAAAACCCCCATCCCAGACACAGTTGCAACCTCAATATCAGTATCCTTCTGGCTATCCTCCTCCACCCTGGGCTCCAACCCCTGGTTATTCCAACAACCAGAATCATGTGTCTGCAACCAATAGGTTTTTGACCCCACAAGCCAATGCTGCTGCgtcgcgcacacacacacaagagACTAGACCCTTGCAGCATTATAGCTCTTTTCCCTCAAGAGGAGCCAATGGGTCTTCTATTCATGGAGATCCATGGGTGAGTGCGGGACCTAAGAACCCTGCCTCTGCTCCTGCGCCTGCCCCTACAACAGGACCGAAGCCCTTTGTTCCCTCGTACAGATTGTTTGAAGATCTCAATGTTTTTGGCAATGTAACCAGTGGCAGCAAATCATCTACCCTGTCAGGAGGTTCTGGCCAGAGTATGGTTGGCGGGAGAAAGTGA